One Comamonas endophytica DNA window includes the following coding sequences:
- the nirB gene encoding nitrite reductase large subunit NirB: MKKSRLVMVGNGMAGVRALEELLKLAPDMYDITVFGAEPHPNYNRIMLSPLLAGEQTLEQIVLNDWNWYTDNAITLHAGFTVTRIDRQTRTVHAVNAAGEELSAPYDRLIMATGSNAFILPIPGSRLQGVLGYRDIADTQAMIDASTQYRHAVVIGGGLLGLEAANGLVKRGMQVTVVHVNEWLMERQLDEAAARLLRKSLQERGMQFLMGAQTQELLGNDAGRVRAVRFKDGSEVPADLVVMAVGIRPNTALAESARLHVDRGIVVHDTLQTTTDPRIYAVGECAAHRGVAYGLVAPLFEQGKVLANHLAELGISRYEGSVTSTKLKVTGIDLFSAGNFQGSAETEEIVLSDPIGGVYKKLVIADDKLVGACLYGDTVDGSWYFKLLREGKSIAGIRDRLMFGESNLGDSGHEGHSKAAAMADGDEVCGCNGITKGSICKAIKDKGLFTLEEVRKHTKASASCGSCTGLVEQIIMFTAGGDYSAKPRLKAMCGCTEHGHQVVRDAIRANKLLSIPEVYRFMDWSTPNGCASCRPAINYYLLSTWPKEAKDDPQSRFINERSHANIQKDGTYSVIPRMWGGETTADELRRIADAVDKYQIPTVKVTGGQRIDLLGVKKEDLVNVWRDIGMPSGHAYAKALRTVKTCVGSEWCRMGTQDSTQMGKDLERAMWRMYAPHKVKFAVSGCPRNCAESGIKDVGVIGVDSGWELHIAGNGGIKTEVAHFFTKVKTAAEVLEYTGAFMQLYREEGWYLERTVHYVNRVGLDYVKKRILEDHAGRAELWERLQFALDGEPDPWFELQKAAVDERQFTPVAHVATALPA; encoded by the coding sequence GCGAGCAGACGCTCGAGCAGATCGTGCTCAACGACTGGAACTGGTACACCGACAACGCGATCACGCTGCATGCGGGCTTCACCGTCACGAGGATCGACCGCCAGACGCGCACCGTGCACGCCGTCAACGCTGCGGGCGAGGAACTCAGTGCCCCCTACGACCGGCTGATCATGGCCACCGGCTCGAATGCCTTCATCCTGCCGATTCCCGGCAGCCGGCTGCAGGGGGTGCTGGGCTACCGCGACATTGCCGATACCCAGGCCATGATCGATGCCTCCACGCAATACCGCCACGCGGTGGTCATCGGCGGCGGCCTGCTGGGGCTCGAAGCCGCCAACGGGCTGGTGAAGCGCGGCATGCAGGTCACGGTGGTGCATGTGAACGAATGGCTGATGGAGCGCCAGCTCGACGAGGCGGCCGCCAGGCTGCTGCGCAAGTCGCTGCAGGAGCGCGGCATGCAGTTCCTCATGGGCGCGCAGACGCAGGAACTGCTGGGCAACGATGCGGGCCGCGTGCGCGCCGTGCGCTTCAAAGACGGCAGCGAGGTGCCGGCGGATCTGGTGGTCATGGCCGTGGGCATCCGCCCCAATACCGCACTGGCCGAATCGGCGCGGCTGCATGTCGACCGCGGCATCGTCGTGCACGACACGCTGCAGACCACGACCGACCCGCGCATCTACGCGGTGGGCGAATGCGCGGCGCACCGCGGCGTGGCCTACGGGCTGGTGGCGCCGCTGTTCGAGCAGGGCAAGGTGCTGGCGAACCATCTGGCGGAACTGGGCATCAGCCGCTATGAAGGCTCCGTCACCTCGACCAAGCTCAAGGTCACGGGCATCGACCTGTTCTCCGCCGGCAACTTCCAGGGCTCGGCGGAGACCGAGGAAATCGTGCTCAGCGACCCGATCGGCGGCGTGTACAAGAAGCTGGTGATCGCCGACGACAAGCTGGTCGGCGCCTGCCTCTATGGCGACACGGTGGACGGAAGCTGGTACTTCAAGCTGCTGCGCGAGGGCAAGAGCATCGCCGGCATCCGCGACCGGCTGATGTTCGGCGAATCCAACCTGGGCGACAGCGGCCACGAGGGCCACAGCAAGGCCGCCGCCATGGCCGACGGCGACGAGGTCTGCGGCTGCAACGGCATCACCAAGGGCAGCATCTGCAAGGCCATCAAGGACAAGGGCCTGTTCACGCTGGAAGAGGTGCGCAAGCACACCAAGGCCAGCGCCAGCTGCGGCTCGTGCACCGGGCTGGTCGAGCAGATCATCATGTTCACCGCCGGCGGCGACTATTCCGCCAAGCCCAGGCTCAAGGCGATGTGCGGCTGCACGGAGCACGGCCACCAGGTGGTGCGCGACGCCATCCGCGCCAACAAGCTGCTGAGCATCCCCGAAGTCTACCGCTTCATGGACTGGAGCACGCCCAACGGCTGCGCCAGCTGCCGCCCGGCGATCAACTACTACCTGCTGAGCACCTGGCCCAAGGAGGCCAAGGACGACCCGCAAAGCCGTTTCATCAACGAGCGCAGCCACGCGAACATCCAGAAAGACGGTACCTACAGCGTGATTCCGCGCATGTGGGGCGGAGAGACCACGGCCGACGAGCTGCGCCGCATCGCGGACGCCGTGGACAAATACCAGATCCCCACCGTGAAGGTCACAGGCGGCCAGCGCATCGACCTGCTGGGCGTGAAGAAGGAAGACCTGGTCAACGTCTGGCGCGACATCGGCATGCCCAGCGGCCATGCGTATGCCAAGGCGCTGCGCACCGTCAAGACCTGCGTCGGCTCGGAATGGTGCCGCATGGGCACGCAGGACAGCACGCAGATGGGCAAAGACCTGGAGCGCGCGATGTGGCGCATGTACGCGCCGCACAAGGTCAAGTTCGCGGTCTCGGGCTGCCCGCGCAACTGCGCCGAGAGCGGCATCAAGGACGTGGGCGTGATCGGCGTGGACAGCGGCTGGGAGCTGCACATCGCGGGCAACGGCGGCATCAAGACCGAGGTCGCGCATTTCTTCACCAAGGTCAAGACCGCGGCCGAGGTGCTGGAGTACACCGGCGCGTTCATGCAGCTGTACCGCGAGGAAGGCTGGTACCTCGAGCGCACCGTGCACTACGTCAACCGCGTGGGGCTCGATTACGTTAAGAAGCGCATTCTCGAAGACCACGCCGGCCGCGCCGAGCTCTGGGAGCGGCTGCAGTTCGCGCTCGATGGCGAGCCCGATCCCTGGTTCGAGCTGCAGAAGGCGGCCGTGGATGAGCGTCAGTTCACGCCGGTTGCCCACGTCGCCACCGCCCTGCCCGCCTGA